From the Rhinolophus sinicus isolate RSC01 linkage group LG02, ASM3656204v1, whole genome shotgun sequence genome, one window contains:
- the H1-7 gene encoding testis-specific H1 histone — protein MAEVAEPSGESQGAEVKTQQPTEKFFGRPPRRSQRSVLKVSQVLLRAITEHRRLTLATFKKELGNAGYQVRRKCCRHSSEAPKSDIKGTLIRVSGSDAAGYFRVCKIPKPKRKPGRPRLEVGVRSRRRSLAGPRGPRKPRVRGRATKKAREGRGRSARANATVRRIRPRAKDPVRSRAKEGKRAKVMDERRGRTTKEYRSRTRKEKKPREEKHDPEKPVKRTKQRSASVKTVPRAACTKTCTKSENPQNAVSGNL, from the coding sequence ATGGCCGAGGTGGCCGAACCCAGTGGCGAATCCCAAGGCGCTGAAGTTAAAACGCAGCAGCCCACGGAAAAATTCTTCGGGCGACCGCCGAGGCGGAGCCAGCGCTCCGTGCTCAAAGTGTCCCAGGTATTGCTCAGAGCCATCACCGAGCACAGAAGGCTGACTCTGGCCACTTTCAAGAAGGAGCTGGGAAATGCTGGCTACCAAGTGCGCAGGAAGTGCTGCCGCCACTCGAGCGAAGCGCCCAAATCTGATATTAAGGGCACACTCATCCGGGTCAGCGGCAGCGACGCCGCGGGCTATTTCAGAGTTTGCAAGATTCCGAAGCCGAAGAGAAAGCCTGGACGCCCAAGGTTGGAGGTGGGCGTCCGCTCCAGGAGGAGGAGCCTTGCAGGGCCGCGGGGCCCCCGGAAGCCCCGAGTTCGCGGCAGGGCAACCAAGAAGGCCAGGGAAGGACGGGGACGAAGCGCGAGGGCGAATGCCACGGTGAGAAGGATAAGGCCAAGAGCCAAGGACCCGGTGCGTTCCAGAGccaaggagggaaagagggccAAGGTGATGGACGAGAGGAGAGGACGCACCACGAAGGAATACAGGTCTAGGACCCGAAAGGAGAAAAAGCCAAGGGAAGAGAAGCATGACCCCGAGAAGCCGGTAAAACGGACCAAGCAGAGGTCAGCCTCAGTAAAAACCGTCCCAAGGGCTGCTTGCACAAAGACTTGCACTAAATCTGAAAATCCTCAGAATGCAGTCTCCGGGAATCTGTAG